The Mugil cephalus isolate CIBA_MC_2020 chromosome 21, CIBA_Mcephalus_1.1, whole genome shotgun sequence genome includes the window ATTATGCAATATTACACAGTTTCACATAAAGGGGGGAGGCAGATCATGTGTATGTGAAGCGAGTGAAAGGGTataccagtttttttttattccatctaTTAACACATGACGCCCGTTCGACTTCCGTCTCTTTAGAGCTACGAACTGTTGCATCTGCAGCTTCCACATGGCCACAGATTATTACTGAGCAGAAGCTGCTCTACCATTGGCTCGTCAGCGTCGGAAGGCCGTGTGTCAGCGTCGGCTGAACAAAAGAGAGAGTCACCACAGACGGAGGGAGACGGACTGAGAGACGCTTGAGTGGCGGGCGGACGCGTGGAGGCGAAGAGAAGCGGCTCAGAACCGGAGTAGTGGTCTTTATATATAAGAACCTGTTAAGGAAGtagaatctattttttttttccgaaagCGCACGTGTCCgctttgtcatatttttaatcGCGTTCTCGAGAGCATCGCACTAAACCGAATGAGGAAACGGCTCCGCGCCTCGCTGCTCTCAGCTGACCATCTTCTCTATTTGCAGCGACTTAAAAATTACAATTAACagtaactacaaaaaaaaaaaaaaaaaaaaagcaccagagCGAACGCCATGGTCGCAGGTGAGCTCGTACAGGAGCATCTGCGCAGCATCGCGGTCTCCAGGAAGGAGGCGAACCCGGAGCCCGGCGGAGCTGCGGAGCGACGCGCGGATCCAGCGCAAGTAGCGGCGGAGCGGACGGGCGGGgcgggggaggcggaggagagagGCGCAccggagcaggaagaggagaaggagcagccgCCGGATGAAAGAGAGGCGATGCTGCccaacggaggaggaggaggaggaggagggagcgaggcggaggaggacgaggaggaagggaggaagctggagacgAGGCTGTACGCGCGCCGGTTCGCCGTGCTGGCCGTGTTCAGCCTGTACTCCCTGGTGAACGCCTTCCAGTGGATCCAGTACAGCATCATCACCAACGTGTTCACCAGGTACTACGGCGTGACCAACGACAAGGTGGACTGGCTCTCCATCGTCTACATGGTGGCCTACGTGCCGCTCATCTTCCCCGCCACCTGGCTGCTGGACTGGAAGGGGCTGCGGCTCACGGCCCTGCTGGGCGCCGGCCTCAACTGCGCCGGCGCCTGGCTCAAGTGCGCCAGCGTGAGCCCGGAGCGGTTCGGCGTCACCGTGGCCGCGCAGGTCGTCTGCTCCGTGGCGCAGGTGTTCATCCTCGGGCTGCCGTCGCGCATCGCCTCGGTGTGGTTCGGACCGCGGGAGGTTTCCACGGCGTGCGCCACCGCGGTGCTGGGGAACCAGGTCAGTTCATTGATGCTGAATAGAGCAGGGGCGTCCCACACAGTTTAGTTCAGGGGGGGCCAGTTTGATCTTAAGACCGGAAAGATAATACGTTTAATAAACTACAAATAAAGGGAAGGGGATATGCAATTTTAGCACATTACTGCCATCAGCAGTTTAATTCCATGCAACTTTTACTAAAACAGTATAACTCCTGGTGGACACATTAGGAACAGCAgttaatttttaatgaaaaattgCAGATAATAATTTTCACACCTTGCAAATTCATTCCTTGGGCCAGATTGCTTCCGTATGTTTGACCCCCCTGGtatagacagagacagaaagagtaGGAAGAGGTGTAACCAGCATAGTGGGTGACAAACTAGTAACATAACCTAGTGGACACATTagtaacattttgaaaaattcCAGCTAATCACCTTGTAAATTCATCCCTTGGACCAGACTGGAGAGACAGATATAGAAGAAGTAGGGAGAGGTGTAACCAGTATGATCTGATCTAATACGTTCTAGAACATGGGTGTCACActggccacattcagcccagtttggACCAGAAACATAATAACCTATAACAACAACtctgcatttatttccatttgtttcagtggAAACAATAACAAGCTAATTGGGATAAtgtttaataaactatcctatCCTCCATTTCAAATTCTtgctgcgggccagattagatcCTAGCCTAGATCAGATAGAACACCAGACAGGAAGTACACAGACCAACAGTAAAGTCTGGTtctatataaagaaaataaacagaacagaaatattCTATCATTGTGTAAtagcaaaaaaaacatagttATAGTCAGAATCTCCacttaaatatgtaaaatgttaacACGTAGCTCGTCCCCAGTTAGGGACGGCCATCGGTTTCCTGCTGCCTCCAGTTCTGGTTCCCAACACGGCCGATGACATCGAGCAGATGGGCCGCAACATCAGCGTCATGTTCTACGGCACAGCTGCTGTCTCCACGGCCCTCTTCATCCTCACGGTTATAGGTGAGCGCCACATTCACagccgcacaaacacacacagatacacacacagagtccagTTCCATCACGTTAACTGTTTGCCCTTATCCGGCCCAGTTGCCAGGGATCAGTTGTGCTTCAGTTGCCACATACTGTTGTGTTGACTTTTCTGTACACTAGGACAGAGGTGAGCATGTGTGCGTTCTTGCGTTTCTGAGGTTGTGATGTCGTCACTGGATAGTAAATACGGGTCCAGTCTGGCCCCGCAGGACGAATtcacaaaacatgcaaaaatgacATGGAAGtcatgaactgcagcttttaaataaaactttaaaaaaaaaataaataaataaataaaaacttatattaaaaacataaatttgtCCACTTGGGTTCACACTATATAGTGTAAGACACTGACTGTTTATAttacagacaaacacatcaGGACGTCGCCTATTGGATCCTGAACCACAAAAATGAAGCctggagtgggtggagcctgtatgagctttactccgcctaCATTTGGATATATGGGGGTCATGTCACACGTTAAGACcagcccacccaactctctgctaactgttagctcaggctaccacctgtcactcaaagtgggaacgaCCTTAATTATGcggaattttaaaccttaataaaaaataaattaataaattagatAAATGTTGTCATtagtagtgaaataaactattgagacatatttaataatgttgtaaatttggactttttaacatgggggtctttggggatttgctcccttgtggagcctctagtggccactcgacgaactgcagttttttgcacttgtaCTTCactgctcagacctggaggttaccACTCGGTCAAAGATTGTGGATGCAACGCAAACATTGAGACCCAGAAGTAAactcaaatttatttttctta containing:
- the flvcr1 gene encoding feline leukemia virus subgroup C receptor-related protein 1 isoform X1, yielding MVAGELVQEHLRSIAVSRKEANPEPGGAAERRADPAQVAAERTGGAGEAEERGAPEQEEEKEQPPDEREAMLPNGGGGGGGGSEAEEDEEEGRKLETRLYARRFAVLAVFSLYSLVNAFQWIQYSIITNVFTRYYGVTNDKVDWLSIVYMVAYVPLIFPATWLLDWKGLRLTALLGAGLNCAGAWLKCASVSPERFGVTVAAQVVCSVAQVFILGLPSRIASVWFGPREVSTACATAVLGNQLGTAIGFLLPPVLVPNTADDIEQMGRNISVMFYGTAAVSTALFILTVIVIKDRPALPPSQAQAVLPDSPPEDYSYKQSIINLMVNKAFVLLLISYGIMTGSFYSVSTLLNQMIMTCYENQELNAGRIGLTLVVAGMVGSILCGLWLDHTKTYKMTTLIVYGLSFLGMVVFTFTLDLNNILLVFFTAGVLGFFMTGYLPLGFEFGVEITYPESEGTSSGLLNAFAQIFGIIFTLIQGKLTTNYNPLVGNLFLCAWIFLGIILTALIKSELKRHNVNMGAESNHLQALPAECPSDCPSEKKTNGVRLEPSLSFSRETSQ
- the flvcr1 gene encoding feline leukemia virus subgroup C receptor-related protein 1 isoform X2, giving the protein MVAGELVQEHLRSIAVSRKEANPEPGGAAERRADPAQVAAERTGGAGEAEERGAPEQEEEKEQPPDEREAMLPNGGGGGGGGSEAEEDEEEGRKLETRLYARRFAVLAVFSLYSLVNAFQWIQYSIITNVFTRYYGVTNDKVDWLSIVYMVAYVPLIFPATWLLDWKGLRLTALLGAGLNCAGAWLKCASVSPERFGVTVAAQVVCSVAQVFILGLPSRIASVWFGPREVSTACATAVLGNQLGTAIGFLLPPVLVPNTADDIEQMGRNISVMFYGTAAVSTALFILTVIVIKDRPALPPSQAQAVLPDSPPEDYSYKQSIINLMVNKAFVLLLISYGIMTGSFYSVSTLLNQMIMTCYENQELNAGRIGLTLVVAGMVGSILCGLWLDHTKTYKMTTLIVYGLSFLGMVVFTFTLDLNNILLVFFTAGVLGFFMTGYLPLGFEFGVEITYPESEGTSSGLLNAFAQIFGIIFTLIQGKLTTNYNPLVGNLFLCAWIFLGIILTGRLIKIKISLLKSRPGMLQQWFSTFSSWIWTNPLSQDRSEMSLA